From the genome of Halobacteriovorax marinus SJ:
CCATTAAGTAATAGTCCATTGAACTTTCCTTCCCTCTAATAGGAATCACGTTCCCGTAACCACTAAATATATTCTCTTCCACTTCTACTTCACCATTCTCTAATTTAGTAGATTCATCTTCACTTACTTGAACAGGATCGACTTCGCTATCGGACTCTTTTGCCTTCTTCTTAGGAATAACAATATCAGCATTTTCAATCTTACTTCTTCTCTTGATGGCCAATTGATAAGTGGTAATAATTGACTCTGGAATAAGCGTGTCACTCATTGTTTTACCAATAACATCCTCAGACTGAACTTGAAGTAGAGAATAAAGTCTAGAGTTCATATAAATAATTTGATTATTTGCATTTGCCAGCAGAACAGGTTTTTTAACAAGGTTTGCAAGGGCGTCAAACTTTCTATTTTCAAGAGAGATTCGATCCGTTCGAAGTTCCTCAAATACCTTGAAGGAGTGAATCATCTTATTCATCTCTCTTGCAATTTCACCAATCTCATCATCTTGTGAGTAATAGATTGAGACGTCAAAGTTACAATCCTGTAGCTCCCTAATGGCATCTTTAATCTTTTTAAATGGAAGAGCAATTTTTCCTGGAACCACAAGACCTAAAATAATTGTTCCAAGAAAACTAATGATCAATGTGATCATCATATTTCTCTTTGTTTCATTAATAATTTTCTTTATCTTCTTATCTCTTTCTACTGATTGAAAATATTGAATATCTTGAAACTCACTAAAGGAATCTAGAATCTTATCTGCCAGATCTCCAATTGAGGCCATCCCGATATTATCTCGATGAAAAAGAGATGCTTTTCCAAGTACAACTTTTAGAGAATCTACATAGGACTGCATTTGCGCCACAACCCTCTTAACATCTGGGTCTCGGTAAAGAGAGTCTAGAGTTTGAAGCTGTGAGGTAAAGCTATCACAGAGATTAACTAACTTTTCTACTAACTCTGGTGAAGCTTTTTTAGAAAGAATTCTTCTTTGATACTTGAGAATCGAAACCGCCGAAATTCGAATCTCATCAGTTAAGAGAGAAACTCTATTGGACTTCACTGTAATAGATTCAATTTCTTTATTTAAAGAATTCAAATGAAAGAAAACAGTAAAACCGACAACTAAAACAACAAAGCAGGCGATTATAAAACTAGCTGCAACTCTATTTTTAAGCGATAAATTCACTCTATCCCTCCACTAAATCTGCAAAAAGCTTGTTGAAGTTCTTCTCACTTCCTACAAGAACAATAATGTCATCAGATTCAATTACGTCCATTGGCATTGGACAGTCATTTATCTCAACTCGATATGCAGATTTACCATCTTCTGCAATATATGGAATTTTCTTTTGAAGAGCGACAACGTTTAAGTTGTAACTTTGTCTGATCTTACTCTCAACAATAGTCTTACCTTCAAACTTCTTACCTAATTTTAATTCTACAATTGAGTAACCTGCAGAGAAGTTATATCTCTGCATAACGTGAGGAGCGACAATCTTAGAGGCTATAATCTCTCCCATCTCTTCTTCAACTTTTATAATTTCCGAAGCTCCAATTTCTTGAAGAACGTGCTCATGCAATGTCGAAGTAGCACGAGCAATTACTCTACCAACCCCGAGTCTTCTAAGCATTGTCACTGCGAGAATACTCATTTCAATATGATCACCGATGGCTACAACAGCAACATCAACATCAGAAATATTAACAGAACGAAGAGATCTCTCCTCTGTAACATCTAAAGATACTGCGTGAGTCACCCTGTCTTTAATCTTGTCGACGAGCTCGTCATTTTTATCAATAGCAATAACCTCAGCACCTTTTTCAAAAAGCCTCACCGCAGTTTTTGCTCCAAATGTTCCCAGTCCAATGACAGCAACAATCATAATACTTCCTTATTTAATATAAAATTAACCAATCATTATTCTACCATCAGGGTAGTCAAACTTCCCTTTATCTCTATTTCTTTGACCAATGGCAAGGATGAGAGTCAGGGGACCAATTCTCCCAATTAACATTAATAATGAAACAGCAATTTTCCCCACCATAGAAAGATAAGGGGTAATTCCCAGAGTCAGCCCAACCGTCCCTGAAGCACTAATGACCTCAAAGAAAATCGGCAGAAACGACTGCTCTGGTTCTAACTTCATTAATATCAATATAAAAGAACTCGTTATTAAAATTGAAATAAACATAAGAGCCGTCGCTCTTACAACCACCGGAGCAGGAATCTTTCTATCTAGAACAGTAACCTTCTTATCGCCCTTAAGCGTAGACTTAATTGAGTAAAATAAAATTGCGAGAGTTGTCGTCTTAACACCACCAGCTGTCGAGCCCGGACTTCCCCCGATGAACATAAATAAAGTCATCATATAGATCGTATACTTATGTAAATTTGTAAGTGGTATAGTATTAAATCCTGCCGTTCTCAAAGTCACTGACTGGAAGAATGATATCTGCATCTTTTCCCACAAAGTATATGAATCGAGGGAATTTAAAAACTCTCCAAAGAATATAAAAAGTGTTCCCGCAACCGTTAAGACAATAGTTGTAACCAGAACAATTTTTGAGTGTAACCCAAGTCTTACGAGCTTCTTCCCCTTAGTGATCACCTCTGCTAATTCTTTTAAAACAATAAATCCTAGTCCACCAAGAATAATTAAAATCGCAATCGTTCCATTAATTAAAGGTGAAGCCGCATAGCTCTCAAGTGAGTTGTTAAATAAACTAAAGCCAGCATTACAAAATGCAGAGATACTATGGAAGAATCCATAATAGATGGCCTTACCAAACTCAAAGCCTTCAAATGTGAAGGCAATTGTTAAGACAATCCCCCCCCAAAGCTCAATGAGAAATGTATACTTTATAATATTTATGATCATCGCAAAGAGCTCTTCTAGAGATGAAACGTCTAAAAGATCCTGCATAATAATTCTATCTTTCATCCTCATTGATCTCCCTAGGAGAATAGCCATTGAAGAATAGAGAGTCATAATTGAGAGACCACCGATTTGAATAAGAACAAGTAGAACAACTTGTCCAAAGACAGAGAGATTGTCCTGAACAGAGAGCGTACTAAGTCCTGTTACACATGTCGCCGAGGTCGCCATAAATAGGCCATCGACAAAGGATATACTATTTCCATCGGCCGAAGAAACAGGAAGCATTAATAAGAAAGTTCCTAAAAAGATAACACCTATAAATGAGAAGAGAACCATCTGCGCAGGTCTGAGCCTGAGTCCTTGAAAGAGGTTTTGCTCCTGCCTCCCTCTTTGTACTTTCACATCATTTACATCATCATAGAGTGCAAGAATTGATGAGAGCAAATGTGCCGATGCCAGCCAAAAGGCAAACTCAACATCCCCCCAAGTAATAAGAAGAGGAACGAAGACGACCATTGAGAAAATATATCTGCGCAAGAAGTCTTCTAGGCCCTTTGAGTTTTTAAAATTATTAACTACATTTATTAACAATATAACAGGGACAATATAGGCGCAGTTCTG
Proteins encoded in this window:
- a CDS encoding HAMP domain-containing protein, whose protein sequence is MNLSLKNRVAASFIIACFVVLVVGFTVFFHLNSLNKEIESITVKSNRVSLLTDEIRISAVSILKYQRRILSKKASPELVEKLVNLCDSFTSQLQTLDSLYRDPDVKRVVAQMQSYVDSLKVVLGKASLFHRDNIGMASIGDLADKILDSFSEFQDIQYFQSVERDKKIKKIINETKRNMMITLIISFLGTIILGLVVPGKIALPFKKIKDAIRELQDCNFDVSIYYSQDDEIGEIAREMNKMIHSFKVFEELRTDRISLENRKFDALANLVKKPVLLANANNQIIYMNSRLYSLLQVQSEDVIGKTMSDTLIPESIITTYQLAIKRRSKIENADIVIPKKKAKESDSEVDPVQVSEDESTKLENGEVEVEENIFSGYGNVIPIRGKESSMDYYLMVLSADVHV
- a CDS encoding TrkH family potassium uptake protein; translated protein: MRRYIFSMVVFVPLLITWGDVEFAFWLASAHLLSSILALYDDVNDVKVQRGRQEQNLFQGLRLRPAQMVLFSFIGVIFLGTFLLMLPVSSADGNSISFVDGLFMATSATCVTGLSTLSVQDNLSVFGQVVLLVLIQIGGLSIMTLYSSMAILLGRSMRMKDRIIMQDLLDVSSLEELFAMIINIIKYTFLIELWGGIVLTIAFTFEGFEFGKAIYYGFFHSISAFCNAGFSLFNNSLESYAASPLINGTIAILIILGGLGFIVLKELAEVITKGKKLVRLGLHSKIVLVTTIVLTVAGTLFIFFGEFLNSLDSYTLWEKMQISFFQSVTLRTAGFNTIPLTNLHKYTIYMMTLFMFIGGSPGSTAGGVKTTTLAILFYSIKSTLKGDKKVTVLDRKIPAPVVVRATALMFISILITSSFILILMKLEPEQSFLPIFFEVISASGTVGLTLGITPYLSMVGKIAVSLLMLIGRIGPLTLILAIGQRNRDKGKFDYPDGRIMIG
- a CDS encoding potassium channel family protein; protein product: MIVAVIGLGTFGAKTAVRLFEKGAEVIAIDKNDELVDKIKDRVTHAVSLDVTEERSLRSVNISDVDVAVVAIGDHIEMSILAVTMLRRLGVGRVIARATSTLHEHVLQEIGASEIIKVEEEMGEIIASKIVAPHVMQRYNFSAGYSIVELKLGKKFEGKTIVESKIRQSYNLNVVALQKKIPYIAEDGKSAYRVEINDCPMPMDVIESDDIIVLVGSEKNFNKLFADLVEG